From the genome of Solidesulfovibrio carbinolicus, one region includes:
- the rsmD gene encoding 16S rRNA (guanine(966)-N(2))-methyltransferase RsmD, which produces MRIIGGRLGGRVIKVIDSPGLRPATGRVREALFSMLAARGALFHGARVLDCYAGAGSVGIEALSRGAGKAVFIERSPAVAKVLKENLRGLGLGPDVAQVVEADVVKALGRLSGGYFDLIAIDPPYGQDLLPPTLAKIAALNLIAPGGVVVAEIEAGLDLPEAAVPPVFDCLTDRTYGQTRIILWTPKNPASPSTPEPSIP; this is translated from the coding sequence ATGCGCATCATCGGCGGTCGCCTGGGCGGCCGCGTCATCAAGGTCATCGACTCTCCGGGCCTGCGACCGGCCACGGGCCGGGTGCGGGAAGCGCTGTTTTCCATGCTCGCCGCCCGGGGCGCGCTCTTTCACGGGGCGCGCGTGCTCGACTGCTATGCCGGGGCCGGGAGCGTGGGCATCGAAGCCCTGTCGCGCGGCGCGGGCAAGGCCGTTTTCATTGAACGCAGCCCTGCCGTGGCCAAGGTGCTTAAAGAGAACCTGCGCGGCCTGGGCCTTGGGCCGGACGTGGCCCAGGTCGTCGAGGCCGACGTGGTCAAGGCCCTGGGCCGCCTGTCCGGCGGCTACTTTGATCTCATCGCCATCGATCCGCCCTACGGCCAGGACCTGCTGCCGCCGACCCTGGCCAAGATCGCCGCCCTGAACCTTATCGCTCCAGGCGGCGTCGTCGTGGCCGAGATCGAAGCCGGGCTCGACCTGCCCGAGGCCGCCGTGCCGCCCGTCTTTGACTGCCTGACCGACCGGACCTACGGACAAACGAGGATCATCTTATGGACTCCCAAAAATCCTGCATCGCCGTCTACCCCGGAACCTTCGATCCCCTGA
- the coaD gene encoding pantetheine-phosphate adenylyltransferase: MDSQKSCIAVYPGTFDPLTNGHVSLVRRAAMIFGTVIVAVAGDSHKTPLFTLDERVAIAEQVFANDRRVLVEGFKGLLVNYVKAREANVILRGMRAVSDFEFEFQMALMNRKLDRTIETVFIMTDYKWLYISSTIVKEVAKHGGDIRGMVPDHVRERMLERFGPANGGGGGACA; the protein is encoded by the coding sequence ATGGACTCCCAAAAATCCTGCATCGCCGTCTACCCCGGAACCTTCGATCCCCTGACAAACGGCCACGTCTCCCTGGTGCGCCGGGCGGCCATGATCTTCGGCACGGTCATCGTGGCCGTGGCCGGCGATTCCCACAAGACGCCGCTTTTCACCCTGGACGAACGGGTGGCCATTGCCGAGCAGGTCTTCGCCAACGACCGCCGGGTGCTGGTGGAAGGCTTCAAGGGCCTGCTCGTCAACTACGTCAAGGCACGGGAAGCCAACGTCATCCTGCGCGGGATGCGGGCGGTGTCCGATTTCGAGTTCGAGTTCCAGATGGCGCTCATGAACCGCAAGCTCGACCGCACTATTGAGACGGTTTTTATCATGACCGACTACAAGTGGCTTTACATCAGCTCCACCATTGTCAAGGAAGTGGCCAAGCACGGCGGCGACATCCGGGGCATGGTGCCGGACCATGTGCGCGAGCGGATGCTCGAACGCTTCGGCCCGGCAAACGGGGGCGGGGGGGGCGCGTGCGCGTGA
- the miaA gene encoding tRNA (adenosine(37)-N6)-dimethylallyltransferase MiaA has translation MRVKTRVVCLAGATGTGKTAAAIALARAFGGEVINVDSRQVYQGLPVLTAQPNDEERAVCPHHLYGDTPLDQPVAAGDFAVRARACAASIAGRGRLPLFVGGTGLYFRAILGGLAPIPPVPAEVRAAVADDWCRLGPAAMHARLAERDPDYAAKIAPADRQRVTRALEVEAATGRSFSDWHRQGDPDAPDYDVIHLGLTLPLEELGPRLARRIEAMAAGGALEEVRAALDRYPPDAPGLSGIGGPELAAYLSGSCGLGRAKADWLTNTRAYAKRQRTWFRKEPDIVWFGPGDEVGLLELVGKRLEGEA, from the coding sequence GTGCGCGTGAAGACCCGGGTTGTCTGTCTGGCCGGAGCCACGGGCACGGGCAAGACCGCCGCGGCCATCGCCCTGGCCCGGGCTTTTGGCGGCGAAGTGATAAATGTGGATTCGCGCCAAGTTTACCAGGGCCTGCCGGTGCTGACCGCTCAGCCTAATGACGAGGAGCGCGCCGTCTGTCCGCACCACCTCTACGGCGATACGCCGCTGGATCAGCCCGTGGCGGCCGGCGATTTCGCCGTGCGGGCCAGGGCCTGCGCCGCGTCCATTGCCGGGCGCGGCCGGCTGCCGCTGTTTGTCGGCGGCACAGGCCTCTATTTTAGGGCCATCCTCGGCGGGCTGGCCCCCATCCCGCCCGTGCCGGCCGAGGTGCGCGCCGCCGTCGCCGACGACTGGTGCCGGCTGGGGCCGGCCGCGATGCACGCCCGGCTGGCCGAGCGCGATCCCGACTACGCGGCCAAGATCGCCCCGGCCGACCGCCAGCGCGTCACCCGCGCTCTGGAGGTCGAGGCCGCAACCGGCCGCAGCTTTTCCGATTGGCACCGCCAAGGCGACCCCGACGCCCCGGACTATGACGTCATACACCTTGGGCTGACCCTACCCCTGGAGGAACTGGGGCCTCGGCTGGCCCGGCGCATCGAGGCCATGGCCGCCGGCGGCGCCCTCGAGGAAGTGCGCGCCGCCCTGGACCGCTATCCGCCGGACGCCCCGGGTTTAAGCGGCATCGGCGGGCCGGAGCTGGCGGCTTACCTTTCCGGCAGCTGCGGCCTGGGCCGGGCCAAGGCCGACTGGCTGACCAACACCCGTGCCTATGCCAAGCGGCAAAGAACCTGGTTTCGCAAGGAACCGGACATCGTCTGGTTTGGCCCGGGCGACGAGGTCGGTCTGCTGGAACTGGTCGGGAAGCGTTTGGAGGGCGAGGCCTGA
- a CDS encoding N-acetylmuramoyl-L-alanine amidase, with protein MDRRRVLSFLAAAGGLAWLRPSVLLAASADELAGEGQAELTGGNVAKALILLHEAQSKDPRNDRVQALLGRAYFQQGDARTALTHFTLAVRLNPEDTLSRLLADTISQFPMPAVKGGSGRETSSSRTRPSKLAQDAKAEREALAKGAGKSSRQGPWRVLVDAGHGGLDAGAAVGGLREADLALDLALRMARALAPARNEVVIHLTRTADVSLPGWARAGLAGFYGADLLVSLHAARVSDPAAMGVVAYGYGREPSDALAALVARVENAAYGPGASWKSRGGEGLFLSAANDAVGQARFERGRELARALIRAIPAASPLPPRAAGSAPLELLEEADAPGIFLETGFLSNADAAAALGSPDKRQALAQALADALLAALRGVEMPPAAGRG; from the coding sequence ATGGACCGGCGGCGCGTCCTGTCGTTTTTGGCCGCAGCCGGCGGCTTGGCCTGGCTTCGCCCATCCGTCCTGTTGGCGGCCTCGGCCGACGAGCTGGCCGGAGAAGGGCAGGCTGAACTCACCGGCGGCAATGTGGCCAAGGCCCTGATCCTGCTCCACGAAGCCCAGTCCAAGGATCCGCGCAATGACCGGGTTCAGGCACTGTTAGGCCGGGCCTATTTCCAGCAAGGCGACGCCCGGACGGCGCTTACCCATTTCACCCTAGCCGTGCGGCTCAATCCCGAAGACACGCTGTCGCGTTTGCTCGCCGACACCATCAGCCAGTTTCCCATGCCCGCCGTCAAGGGCGGATCGGGCCGCGAAACGTCGTCTTCCCGGACCCGGCCTTCCAAGTTGGCCCAGGACGCCAAAGCCGAACGCGAAGCCTTGGCCAAGGGCGCAGGGAAATCTTCCCGACAAGGGCCGTGGCGCGTGTTGGTCGATGCCGGCCACGGCGGCCTGGACGCGGGCGCGGCCGTCGGCGGTCTGCGTGAAGCTGACCTGGCGCTGGATCTGGCCTTGCGTATGGCCCGGGCGCTGGCCCCGGCCAGAAACGAGGTGGTCATCCACCTCACCCGCACCGCCGACGTGTCCCTGCCCGGCTGGGCCAGGGCTGGACTGGCCGGTTTCTACGGCGCGGATCTGCTCGTTTCGCTCCATGCCGCCCGGGTGAGCGATCCGGCGGCCATGGGCGTCGTGGCCTACGGCTACGGCCGCGAACCTTCCGACGCCCTGGCCGCCCTGGTCGCCCGGGTCGAAAACGCCGCCTACGGACCCGGCGCGTCCTGGAAATCCCGAGGTGGAGAAGGGCTTTTCCTGTCCGCCGCCAATGATGCCGTGGGACAGGCCCGGTTTGAACGGGGCCGGGAACTGGCCCGCGCCCTCATTCGCGCCATCCCCGCCGCCTCGCCGCTCCCGCCGCGCGCCGCCGGTTCAGCCCCCCTCGAACTGCTGGAAGAAGCCGACGCGCCAGGCATTTTCCTGGAAACCGGCTTTCTCTCCAACGCTGACGCCGCCGCCGCCCTGGGCAGCCCCGACAAGCGCCAAGCCCTGGCCCAGGCTCTGGCCGACGCCCTGCTGGCAGCGCTGCGGGGAGTGGAGATGCCTCCGGCGGCCGGGAGGGGGTAA
- a CDS encoding twin-arginine translocase TatA/TatE family subunit, translating to MFGIGFPELIIILVIVLIIFGANKLPEIGAGMGKAIKNFKKATNEPDEIDVTPGKPKDDSTDHKA from the coding sequence ATGTTTGGAATCGGATTTCCGGAGCTTATCATCATCCTGGTCATCGTGCTCATCATTTTCGGAGCCAACAAGCTTCCCGAGATCGGCGCCGGCATGGGCAAGGCCATCAAGAATTTCAAAAAGGCCACCAACGAGCCTGACGAAATCGACGTGACCCCGGGCAAGCCCAAGGACGACTCCACTGACCACAAAGCCTAG
- a CDS encoding HAD family hydrolase, with the protein MYVCNPAAPPEFLARLSGVIFDCDGVLVDSRDANRMYYNLIREGIGMLPITPEEEDYVHMHAVGECLDRIIPAERREEAEEVRRNLDYRDIFPYIFLEDGLVELLETLDGLGVRMAVHTNRTNTVELLLAHFEIDRFFSPVIAAGALKRPKPDPEGVHRILADWQFPKDAVAYIGDSALDERSAAAAGIAFWSYKNPGLAAAMHLSDFDSLRVCLAGLTAK; encoded by the coding sequence ATGTACGTTTGCAACCCCGCTGCCCCACCCGAATTCCTGGCCCGGCTTTCCGGCGTCATCTTCGACTGCGACGGCGTGCTGGTCGATTCCCGTGACGCCAACCGCATGTATTATAACCTCATCCGCGAGGGCATCGGCATGTTGCCCATCACCCCCGAGGAAGAGGACTACGTCCACATGCACGCCGTGGGCGAGTGCCTGGACCGCATCATTCCGGCCGAGCGCCGGGAAGAAGCCGAGGAAGTCCGGCGCAATCTCGATTACCGGGACATCTTTCCGTATATTTTCCTGGAGGATGGACTGGTCGAGCTGCTCGAAACCCTGGACGGCCTTGGCGTGCGCATGGCCGTGCACACCAACCGGACGAACACGGTGGAACTGCTCTTGGCCCACTTCGAGATCGACCGGTTCTTTTCGCCGGTCATTGCCGCCGGAGCACTCAAGCGGCCCAAGCCCGACCCTGAGGGCGTCCACCGCATCCTGGCCGACTGGCAGTTCCCCAAGGACGCGGTGGCCTACATCGGGGATTCGGCCCTGGACGAGCGTTCAGCCGCCGCCGCCGGCATTGCCTTTTGGTCGTATAAGAATCCCGGACTGGCCGCGGCCATGCACCTGTCGGATTTCGACAGCCTGCGTGTCTGTCTGGCCGGCTTGACGGCGAAATAG
- a CDS encoding YggT family protein, which translates to MDIIGYFFVALARVLDIVFSLYFWIILIAALLSWVRPDPYNPVVRFLRAVTDPVFYRVRRWLPFLTIGGIDLSPIVVILGLQFLQWFLVPTLMRLGGMGMGRM; encoded by the coding sequence ATGGATATCATTGGCTATTTCTTTGTCGCCCTGGCCAGGGTGCTTGATATTGTCTTTAGCCTCTATTTCTGGATCATCCTCATTGCCGCGCTGCTCTCCTGGGTGCGCCCCGATCCGTACAATCCCGTGGTCCGCTTCCTGCGCGCCGTCACCGATCCGGTCTTCTACCGCGTCCGGCGCTGGCTGCCGTTTCTCACCATCGGCGGCATCGATCTTTCGCCCATCGTGGTGATTCTGGGGCTGCAGTTCTTACAATGGTTCCTTGTGCCCACCCTCATGCGCCTTGGCGGCATGGGGATGGGGCGCATGTAG
- a CDS encoding DivIVA domain-containing protein: MTLDKIDLLDRTFSHSIVGYRRDEVDRLVAEAAESIGRLAEEKMALTRANDGLAREIAEYRAREATLRDTLLTTQCIVEELKGKAREEARRIVEAAKGEAAAIVASARGQADALAGEIEALAARKADMAGRFRDMLTAALALLDAEAAGEASRDATRGMGRMAEIDQPAAVGDTQGEPVGKARTVESDLGATVSGVFLGGEAAVSLSRPGQEG, encoded by the coding sequence GTGACCTTGGACAAGATCGACCTGCTCGACCGCACGTTTTCCCACAGCATCGTCGGCTACCGCCGCGACGAAGTGGACCGCCTCGTGGCCGAGGCGGCGGAGTCCATCGGCCGTTTGGCCGAGGAAAAGATGGCGCTTACCCGGGCCAACGACGGCCTTGCCCGGGAAATCGCCGAGTATCGCGCCCGGGAAGCGACGCTTCGCGACACCTTGCTCACCACCCAGTGCATCGTGGAGGAACTCAAGGGCAAGGCCCGCGAAGAAGCCCGTCGCATCGTCGAGGCAGCCAAGGGCGAGGCGGCCGCCATCGTGGCCTCAGCGCGCGGCCAGGCCGACGCCCTGGCCGGCGAGATCGAGGCCCTGGCGGCCCGCAAGGCGGACATGGCCGGCCGGTTTCGCGATATGCTGACGGCGGCTTTGGCCTTGCTGGACGCCGAGGCGGCCGGGGAGGCGTCCCGGGACGCGACCAGAGGAATGGGCCGGATGGCCGAAATCGACCAGCCAGCGGCCGTGGGCGATACCCAGGGCGAGCCGGTCGGAAAGGCCCGGACGGTCGAAAGCGATCTTGGAGCGACCGTGAGCGGCGTATTTCTGGGCGGCGAGGCGGCCGTATCCCTGTCGCGGCCGGGGCAGGAGGGCTAG
- a CDS encoding DUF167 domain-containing protein: protein MARQASAQRISPAAGPVVGDGERPVFVAPAGDGAWTLRVAVTPGGAKDALAGLAEDRLRVRLRAKAVEGQANAALTDFVARCLGLKPRQVRIVSGEKSRKKTLRIETESEPDWPRAAGTGCD, encoded by the coding sequence ATGGCCCGCCAAGCTTCTGCCCAACGTATTTCCCCGGCGGCCGGGCCTGTTGTCGGCGACGGCGAGCGCCCGGTGTTCGTCGCGCCGGCCGGCGACGGGGCCTGGACGTTGCGGGTGGCCGTGACCCCCGGGGGGGCCAAGGACGCCCTGGCCGGTTTGGCCGAAGACCGGCTGCGGGTGCGGCTGCGGGCCAAGGCCGTGGAAGGGCAGGCCAACGCCGCCTTGACCGATTTCGTGGCGCGCTGCCTGGGCCTCAAACCCCGGCAGGTGCGCATTGTTTCCGGCGAGAAATCCCGGAAAAAGACCTTACGTATCGAGACAGAGTCCGAGCCCGACTGGCCCAGGGCGGCCGGGACGGGATGCGACTAG
- a CDS encoding DUF465 domain-containing protein, with amino-acid sequence MDQRDLDLVAKYGEADPELKSLYEEHVAFEKILEKMESKPYLTPAEETELKEIKKKKLSGKTRIEALLAKYRKAEVQ; translated from the coding sequence ATGGATCAACGCGATCTGGATCTCGTCGCCAAGTACGGTGAAGCGGACCCGGAACTCAAGAGCCTCTATGAAGAGCATGTCGCGTTTGAAAAGATTCTGGAGAAGATGGAGTCCAAGCCGTATCTGACTCCGGCGGAAGAGACGGAACTGAAGGAGATCAAGAAGAAGAAGCTCTCCGGCAAGACTCGCATCGAAGCGCTTTTGGCCAAGTACCGTAAGGCGGAGGTCCAATAG
- the ilvB gene encoding biosynthetic-type acetolactate synthase large subunit, translated as MELTGAQILLESLRREGVEVVFGFPGGAVIDIYDQLPHYPLRHVLVRHEQGAIHAADGYARATGKVGVCLVTSGPGATNTVTGIATAYMDSVPVVIITGQVPTPLIGNDAFQEVDIVGITRSCTKHNYLVKDVRDLARVIKEAFYLASTGRPGPVLIDLPKDVQTQLTEYKYPKTIKMRSYNPTYAPNPKQVAKVAEVLRKAKKPIIYAGGGVIASEASDDLAWLARALDIPVTATLMALGCFPADDPRWLGMLGMHGTYAANMAISHADLILAIGSRFDDRVTGKISEFAKNAKIVHIDIDPTSIQKNVAVHIPVVADCKSFLTALRDILEPALATEPAAPHEAWITKVSDWKVEKPLSYAQDATTIKPQFVVETISKLTKGEAVITTEVGQNQMWAAQFYAFTRPRSFISSGGLGTMGFGFPAAIGAQMAFPDRLVIDVAGDGSIQMCIQELATAVCYDLPVKIVILNNGYLGMVRQWQELFYKKNYCATCLDVAPDFVKLAEAYGAAGFRVTDPAKVESTLAEAFALPRPVIVDVVVDREENVAPMVPAGKSITEMILV; from the coding sequence ATGGAACTTACCGGGGCCCAGATCCTCCTGGAATCCCTGCGCCGTGAAGGCGTGGAAGTCGTGTTCGGCTTTCCGGGCGGTGCGGTCATCGACATTTACGACCAGTTGCCGCACTACCCCCTGCGCCACGTGCTGGTGCGCCACGAACAGGGCGCCATCCACGCGGCCGACGGCTATGCCCGGGCCACGGGCAAGGTAGGCGTATGCCTGGTGACCTCGGGCCCCGGAGCCACCAATACCGTGACCGGCATCGCGACGGCCTACATGGACTCGGTGCCGGTCGTCATCATCACCGGACAGGTGCCGACGCCGCTTATCGGCAACGACGCTTTCCAGGAAGTCGACATCGTCGGCATCACGCGCTCCTGCACCAAGCACAATTATCTGGTCAAGGACGTGCGCGATCTGGCCCGGGTCATCAAGGAGGCCTTCTACCTTGCTTCCACTGGCCGGCCGGGACCGGTGCTCATTGATCTGCCCAAGGACGTGCAGACCCAGCTTACGGAATACAAGTACCCCAAGACCATCAAGATGCGCAGCTACAACCCCACCTACGCTCCCAACCCCAAGCAGGTGGCCAAGGTGGCGGAAGTGTTGCGCAAGGCCAAAAAGCCCATCATCTACGCCGGCGGCGGGGTCATCGCCTCCGAAGCCAGCGACGATCTAGCTTGGCTGGCTCGTGCCCTGGACATTCCGGTCACGGCCACGCTCATGGCCCTGGGCTGCTTTCCGGCCGACGATCCGCGCTGGCTCGGGATGCTCGGGATGCACGGCACCTATGCCGCCAACATGGCCATCAGCCACGCTGACCTGATCCTGGCCATCGGCAGCCGCTTCGACGACCGGGTCACCGGCAAGATCAGCGAGTTCGCCAAAAACGCCAAGATCGTCCACATCGACATCGACCCCACCTCCATCCAGAAAAATGTGGCCGTGCACATTCCGGTGGTGGCCGACTGCAAAAGCTTTTTAACCGCCCTGCGCGACATCTTGGAGCCGGCCCTGGCGACCGAGCCTGCCGCGCCCCATGAGGCCTGGATCACCAAGGTATCGGACTGGAAAGTTGAAAAGCCCCTGAGCTACGCCCAGGACGCGACCACCATCAAGCCCCAGTTCGTGGTGGAGACCATTTCCAAGCTGACCAAGGGCGAGGCCGTCATCACCACGGAAGTGGGCCAGAACCAGATGTGGGCGGCCCAGTTCTACGCCTTCACCCGGCCCCGGTCGTTTATCAGCTCCGGGGGCCTTGGCACCATGGGCTTCGGTTTCCCGGCGGCCATCGGCGCCCAGATGGCCTTTCCGGACAGGCTCGTCATCGACGTGGCCGGCGACGGCTCCATCCAGATGTGCATCCAGGAGCTGGCCACGGCCGTGTGCTACGATCTGCCGGTCAAGATCGTCATTTTAAACAACGGTTATCTCGGTATGGTCCGGCAGTGGCAGGAACTTTTCTACAAGAAAAACTACTGCGCCACCTGCCTGGACGTGGCCCCGGACTTCGTCAAGCTGGCCGAGGCCTACGGCGCGGCCGGATTTAGGGTCACCGACCCGGCCAAGGTTGAGTCCACCCTGGCCGAGGCCTTCGCCCTGCCGCGTCCGGTCATCGTGGACGTGGTGGTGGACCGCGAGGAGAACGTGGCTCCCATGGTGCCGGCCGGCAAGTCCATAACCGAGATGATCCTCGTCTAG
- the ilvN gene encoding acetolactate synthase small subunit, with translation MRHILSILVENEPGVLARVAGLFSGRGYNIETLNVAPTLTEGLSMMTITTTGDEAIIEQIVKQLRKLVTTLKVVDLTEVKSVQREMMLLRVDAEGQKRVEVLRIVDIFRCKVVDVSPDELVLEVTGNQEKLTALINLLQRIGIKEVARTGAVAMKRGMQE, from the coding sequence ATGCGCCACATCTTATCCATCCTCGTCGAGAACGAACCCGGGGTGCTTGCCAGGGTGGCCGGCCTGTTCAGCGGCCGGGGCTACAACATCGAAACCTTAAACGTCGCCCCCACCCTGACCGAGGGGCTGTCCATGATGACCATCACCACCACCGGCGATGAGGCCATCATCGAACAGATTGTCAAGCAGCTGCGCAAGCTCGTCACCACCCTCAAGGTCGTGGACCTCACCGAGGTCAAGTCCGTGCAGCGCGAAATGATGCTGCTGCGGGTGGACGCCGAAGGCCAAAAGCGCGTCGAGGTATTGCGCATCGTGGACATCTTCCGCTGCAAGGTGGTGGACGTGAGCCCGGACGAACTGGTGCTCGAAGTCACCGGCAACCAGGAAAAGCTCACGGCGCTTATAAATCTCCTGCAACGCATCGGCATCAAGGAAGTCGCCCGCACCGGGGCCGTGGCCATGAAGCGCGGGATGCAGGAGTAG
- the ilvC gene encoding ketol-acid reductoisomerase — protein sequence MKIYYDQDADLSLLADKTVAIIGYGSQGHAHAQNLRDSGVKVVIGQRPGGPNWELAKENGFTPMSAAEAAAAADLIMILVPDQHQKAVYEKDVLPNLKPGKMLLFAHGFNIHFQQIVPPADVDVAMVAPKGPGHLVRRVYTEGAGVPCLIAIHQNATGKAMETGLAYAKGVGGTRGGVLTTTFKEETETDLFGEQAVLCGGAAELVKAGFETLCEAGYQPEIAYFECLHELKLIVDLMYEGGLSRMRYSISDTAEYGDYVSGPRVVTDETRAEMRQILKEIQDGTFARDFIMENMSGRAHFLSMRRINAEHPIEKVGAKLRGMMSWLKK from the coding sequence ATGAAAATCTATTACGACCAGGACGCCGACCTTTCCCTCTTGGCTGACAAGACCGTGGCCATCATCGGCTACGGCAGCCAGGGCCATGCCCATGCCCAGAACCTGCGGGATTCCGGCGTCAAGGTAGTCATCGGCCAGCGCCCCGGCGGCCCCAACTGGGAGCTCGCCAAGGAAAACGGCTTCACCCCCATGAGCGCCGCCGAAGCCGCCGCCGCCGCCGACCTGATCATGATCCTGGTCCCGGACCAGCACCAGAAGGCCGTCTACGAAAAGGACGTCCTGCCCAATCTCAAGCCCGGCAAGATGCTGCTTTTCGCCCATGGATTTAACATCCACTTCCAGCAGATCGTGCCCCCGGCCGACGTGGACGTGGCCATGGTCGCGCCCAAGGGCCCGGGCCATCTGGTGCGCCGGGTCTACACCGAAGGGGCCGGCGTTCCCTGCCTCATCGCCATCCACCAGAACGCCACCGGCAAGGCCATGGAGACCGGTCTGGCTTACGCCAAGGGCGTGGGCGGCACGCGCGGCGGCGTGTTGACCACCACCTTCAAGGAAGAGACCGAGACCGACCTGTTCGGCGAGCAGGCCGTCCTGTGTGGCGGCGCGGCCGAGCTGGTCAAGGCCGGTTTCGAGACCCTGTGCGAGGCCGGCTACCAGCCCGAGATCGCCTACTTCGAGTGCCTGCATGAGCTCAAGCTCATCGTGGACCTCATGTACGAGGGCGGCCTGTCGCGCATGCGCTATTCCATCAGCGACACCGCCGAGTACGGCGACTACGTCAGCGGCCCCCGGGTCGTCACCGACGAGACCCGGGCCGAGATGCGCCAGATCCTCAAGGAAATCCAGGACGGCACCTTCGCCCGCGACTTCATCATGGAGAACATGTCCGGTCGGGCCCACTTCCTGTCCATGCGCCGCATCAACGCCGAGCACCCCATCGAGAAGGTCGGGGCCAAGCTGCGCGGCATGATGAGCTGGCTCAAGAAGTAG
- a CDS encoding tetratricopeptide repeat protein, whose translation MPNSRGTSRPGRRGLRLWGVLTLLALLWAAPACPSLAAATADFQDNPLELAADPIPGQMERAENGDPKAQCDVGIAYLNGRHVAQDYRLGLHWLTKSSDAGFAYARFVLADVYNRGYAGVPVNEELAYYYASLAAASSTLPDRVRDRAVKLRDTAAKRLSAAQITGMQAKAALAPLDAAVGN comes from the coding sequence ATGCCCAATTCCCGTGGGACTTCCCGACCGGGCCGTCGCGGCCTGCGACTATGGGGCGTCCTGACCCTGCTTGCCCTGCTTTGGGCCGCCCCTGCCTGTCCGTCCCTGGCGGCCGCGACCGCCGATTTCCAGGACAATCCCCTTGAACTTGCCGCCGACCCGATTCCCGGCCAGATGGAACGGGCTGAGAACGGCGATCCCAAAGCCCAGTGCGACGTCGGCATCGCTTACTTGAACGGTCGTCATGTGGCCCAGGATTACCGCCTGGGGCTCCACTGGCTGACCAAATCCTCGGACGCCGGCTTTGCTTACGCCCGCTTCGTCCTGGCCGACGTCTACAACCGGGGTTATGCCGGCGTGCCGGTCAATGAGGAATTGGCCTATTATTACGCCTCCCTGGCCGCCGCTTCCTCGACCCTGCCGGACCGGGTCCGCGACCGGGCCGTCAAACTTCGCGACACCGCTGCCAAGCGCTTAAGCGCCGCTCAGATCACCGGGATGCAGGCCAAAGCCGCCCTGGCCCCGCTGGACGCGGCTGTTGGCAATTGA
- a CDS encoding SemiSWEET family sugar transporter: MAGSFEWVGYLAGLCTTLAFAPQVVKTLRRRSAADISTGMYVLMCTGTVLWLLHGIDIGSWPVIAANAVTLGLVGAMLVMALRYK; encoded by the coding sequence ATGGCCGGATCGTTCGAATGGGTGGGGTATCTCGCCGGTTTGTGCACCACGCTGGCTTTCGCGCCTCAAGTGGTCAAGACCCTGCGACGCCGTTCGGCGGCCGACATTTCGACCGGCATGTACGTGCTCATGTGCACCGGAACCGTGCTGTGGCTGTTGCATGGCATCGACATCGGTTCCTGGCCCGTGATAGCAGCTAACGCGGTAACCCTTGGATTGGTGGGCGCCATGCTCGTCATGGCGCTGCGATACAAATAA
- a CDS encoding YgdI/YgdR family lipoprotein: MRRLTLLFCLVLAAVSFGCAHTYQVETMDHKTFYASPPLVMDAERGVYYMWINGKRQVIPMDQVYRIDSSAQICYQNGLTDTYTCYDNLYYF; the protein is encoded by the coding sequence ATGCGCCGCCTGACGCTTCTTTTTTGCCTCGTGCTGGCCGCCGTGTCGTTTGGCTGCGCTCACACCTATCAAGTCGAAACCATGGACCATAAGACGTTCTACGCTTCGCCGCCCTTGGTCATGGACGCTGAACGGGGCGTTTACTACATGTGGATCAACGGCAAGCGCCAGGTCATTCCCATGGACCAGGTCTACCGCATCGACTCCAGCGCCCAAATCTGTTATCAAAATGGCTTGACCGACACCTACACCTGTTACGACAACCTCTATTACTTCTAG